The DNA window ccagcggcgcggcactGCTGTCCGCcactgcgctcttgccgctggtacggcgctgctcgatgcatcgagcacgtccgtgccagcgagcaacATATGTGGCAGGcggtgattggccaacggctattgatttttttaaaaaaaatcggattttaattaaaaaattcgattaaaaataaaaaatatatattttcccacttcccaaaaaattatatccgttttctactcacttttaatttatttttcaattttttcccccaaaaatacacatttacatctataaatactcacactttcacacccaaaaattcacaccacactacacaattcccatctacattctctcatttccattctcaattctcaatctttcttccactcctacaacataacaatgtccggccacggcgatcaccccccggctcccacggttgaaACCCCgagtggttcggttcacaactgTTTTCTAGTCCGGAAACTGAATATTCGgtccctcctcaaacccaagattcggaatttccgggtggctaccggccttacccgatcgacgaccaagatgcccccgaagggcaatacgggtggacacccgagcctagagcgaggtcgagctgcccctcccaaactctgactcctcctactcgcggtgtccgcacactgtacactccggcggagatggaacaattgttcaaagcgttcttgtcaatctccgaagatccgaaggttggcacgaaccaatccggcgatcattattggtggcgcatttgtcgccggtacaatgaaaaccggccggctggaacaatcgagcgcaacgagagtatggtgcgcaacgccatatacagagccaacgaagaaatccaaaagttccaggggtattacctccaggaagagcggtcggcggggagcggccggagcgaggtcgacatcatcggTTCCaccttgtcgacctaccaatccatgaactacaagccgttcaagtacatCAACATTTGGCAAGAGAtgggtcgcatccgaagtataggggaggcgtaacatcctccctctagcggctcctccaaacggtcaaggtcgatATCCCTATctgacgccggctccgaagacatggctagccaacttgccggagctaacttgagtATTCCCGACGCCGGCCGAAGCGGTTCCCTACGccaaccgcaaggaaggaagaaggcggctgCCAActgccgtcgcgccgcgactccatccgcccccgatcccgaacccgctccctatgtgccacctcaaccccccaccagcTCGTTGtgggggttttggcccaactcaatttggccgataggtcaaatatgacccccgagcaacttcgatcgcatgtggcgatgatacgcGGTCTCCAAAGAACGTTGGGGGTATTGCCGGATGATGACTAGTCTTCCCCGGATGTTATTTTTACgcttaaattgtgtaatttttattttttagtagtttaattatgtaattttcattttttaggattttaattatgtaatttttattttttaagattttaattatgtaatttttaattttttaagaatttaatcatgtaatttttagttttattgtaatttgtaatattattccgggtatttttaatgaattttaattttgtgaaaatgtttttatttaaattgaataatagaatgatgggacccttgtgctcgtccttgcggaagagtacgaatgtgggtgttgtgctcttgcctaagagcaggcagaaaggCCGagtccacatccgtgctcgctggcaagagcacggaggtggatgctctaagtagtTGGTTGCGGAGGAGCGGAGTTGcaagaataattaattttccaTTGATAACTCCATGAAACATCATGTATTCATATACACACATTTCAacttaaaaaaggaaaagaaaaaggaaattatAGATACTCAAACAAACAACAACTTCTCTCCCATCATCATCAGAAGTTGAAGTAGCCAAGATTAGGCGAATTCATCACATCATCAAAGCAATAATCCTCAATACATCCAAACTCATCCAATTCCAGCAACACATCATCACTCTCCGCCTTCATCCTCACCtttccctcctcctcctccaccaccgccgGCATGTGGCCCTCGAACAGCGCCATGTGGCCGAACAGCTTATCCTTCCTCGAGAAGCTCGTCCCGCACGAGCACCTCCACTTCGTCTCCCCGCAATGCTTCATGTGGCTCCTCAGATCCGCCACCACCGAGAAGCTCTTCCGATTGCACCGATCGCACGCGTACATCTTCGGGCAATGGCTCCTCTTGAAGTGATTCCTCACGCACACCACGCTCTTCAGCGCCCTGAACTTCCCGTGCCGCCGATTCCGGTTGCACCCGGCGTACGGGCACGAGAACCTCGCCTTCCGCCGCGTTGGATcgtctcctccgccgccgccaggCTTCGCCAGAGCCTCCGGTGTTTTGAATTGGTTGCCGTGCGCTCTCATGTGCATCCGCAGATTCGCGTCGCGCTTGAACCCCTTCCCGCAGATCTCGCATAGATGGACGTGCTCCGCCAGCAGCTCCACCGCGTCGATCTCGATAATCTCGTAATCGTCATCGGGATTCTGTTCCAATTCCACCTGATTAGCTAGCTTCCCAGCCTTCTCCTCTGCTAATTGATTTGAGCTGACAGACGGCGCGGCGGCGCAGGACAGGAGAGCGGCGCCGTTGACGATGATCTGGTGGATCGCGGAGGTGATCTCCGAGCTCACCATTTCCATCTGAGGCCGGCCGATCGGAGTGTTGGTGGTGACTGATTCGGAGAGGAATTGGTGGAGGTTGTCCATCCGCGATTGGACGGCGGAGAGATTCATCAGCGGGACTCGGGAGTCGGCGGCAGCCGGCGTGTGATGAATCTCGCCGAGAGAGGACATGTTTTTGGGGGAGATTGaactaatttttctcttttcaattTGTTTTGCCGAAATTGGGTGGGAGGAATTTGGGGATTAGGGTTTTTGATTTCGGAGTGACGAATTTATTTGTGAAATggggaaataaaatttgactttGCTACAAGGGGCGTTTCTGCGAACTACAGAGGTGGACACGTGTTCAAATGAGACAACTAGTTTCAATAACATTGTCGACAGCGCTGACGATTAATAAATTTACTCATAATTTTACAATTTCTTTGTATGGAGATTTTATACACAATCATTCACCAAACTTATTGAAAATGCGATGggattatataattaaagaaggatttttttaacttttagtAGGCACTTAAACCTAGTTAATTGTATATAGTTCTGTCACTCCAAGTGGCCCGAAAGTGATTGAGAAAGACAACAATAATTTATATACTAATAGTCTAAGGacacccgcaacgcgtcccgcgggtggctcgtatctcgtcccgcCGAGACAAGACGGCGGCGAGACGCATTGcggcgtcccgtctcgtcccggtctcgccgagacgctTGTCCCACGGAGATGGatcgcgggctgtctcgccacgcgctcgcgcgacgtgcgtgacgcccactcgatGGCCCGCGAGTGAGCTTCGTCACGCTgaaacaataaataatttttaaaaaaattaaatttaataaaaacatcgaaaacggtaatattaccgtttttcgaccgttttccttatttttattttttatttatttttttactctataaatattcatattttatcctCATTTCACGCACAAATActcatctattcttctcaaatcatctccatttcctctccaattttcatctaacctctccaattgtcatcacaaaatgtccggcgacggcaactatggcggtggcggctccggcgggtttgacatcaacgcttttggcgactgggggcatgtacaatgtcttgggtggttccggctCCGGTTCATCGATGTCGGGCACCCAGGGCTCGTCGACaccggcggggtaccaaccaccccattttgatgttgatgcatacgctcgtccctccccCCCGAGGAGTTCgtagggattatcccaaattcgggaggattatccggatgaacccactccggaaggaggacgaggcagtggaagctccagggcggtggaggaagaggaggaggcggccgaggaggaggaggatgtaggtcggcatccgtacaaccacaaggacacgatggcggacacttcccgcatgacgcctccacaatatcaagcccatcttgccggaattgagtatatggcaagacaaattggtattccacctccaggtagcttgagtgcaccgccaccgccttcagGGTATGATTCGTCGGccgagtagttttttttattttctataaaattgtattttaaattatgtattttttatttttttaggattttaattatgtgtttttttatttttttgaattttaagttgtatttctattttatgttgtaattttattttatttaatgaaatatatttttattaattgaatttgttggaaataaaaataaaaatgaaattgaatgaatagtaagttaagaaatggttaagagacggataagagatggagggttgcaggttctgtctcttagttaagagattgagtgaaaagtacagtgtggcccatgaataattaagggatgagacggttaagagacggataagagacaacgTTGCCGATAGCCTAATATATTACTGAATACTATCAATttcattataattaatttgatcGATTTTATTATATAGTAACTGATTAATTCTAAAAGTGGTTCCTAACTACTTAGGCCCCTCTAATCATTGAGAATCCTTGTGCCTCACTACTTTTGACATTAATGCTCTAGTCAACCTACCCCCGAACTATGactaattcaattaattatttaaaattattatccTACCATAAATAATTTCACAATCCAATGAGTTTTAACTTTTAGGTGTACATTAGCATGACCTTCTATTCATTCAGATACATTAAAATCTCtcttaattaatattattgGGATTAaagagttttatttattttgagagATGTTAGTAtattattcataaaattattaataataattttttaaaaatatttttaacgTATATACCTAAATGATCATCAAAATTCTAAAATATCAATGTTCTAGATGCCATCAATATGATAATTTCAGTTTAGACAACATAATTGGACAAGAATTAATGCAATATTGCATTATGTTTATCAATGCTACAACGTCTTGGAAATCATCAAGCCATGTCAATATATCAATATTCGTCAAATTCTTTGTCGATAAAATTAGATCAGATCAAATCAGTAGTACTTCGGTAATTAACGTGCAATTTTGAAAAATTGGCATGCTAATCCAAAGAAACTGTGTATCGATTCAGTAGAAATCGATGTTTTATACATATATGAGATGTTAATTCTTCCTATTCACACAACCAAAAacaaactaaacaaaaaaaagagagaaaatgaaaatgaaaaacgaAGAAAAACTCCAAGACTCCACTCTTGTcatattacttttatatatatttataattattattcatCAAGGAATGTCAAGGAAAATAGGATCATCAAGGAGCTCCGACCACATTTGAGCGGCGCCGCCGCCGTAGCTCGACGCGCCGCACACATCCACAGTGTTATCAATACCGGAACTCTCCGCCACCTGCGCCGCCACCGGAGACGCCGAGAGGCTCTGCTGCATCCACGGCGACGAAGACGGCGGCGAATTCTCCAATTGCCCCATCACTCCGGCGAAATCACCGCTGCCGCATGGTGCCGCCTGCAACTCCGGCAGGTGCGCGAACTGCACCGAGTCCTGCAGGAACTGCGCGGCGGAGAAGGccgccggcggcggcggcggcggaggagccTCGAGGTGGGCGAGGATGGCGGCGTCGACGTGGAAATTAGGGATTTGGATGGAGGGGCGGAGGAGGTGTTGGAGACATTGGTTGAGGCGAGCCATTTGCAGGGCTTCGGATTGCATACGGATGGTGTGATCCTCCCACGAGGCGGGAGAGGGGTTTTCGATGAGGTTCGCGAGGGCGAGGAGGTGCGGGAGGGTCGCGAAGATGTCGGTGCGCGGGCGGTGGGTCATCGGGTCGAACCCCATCTGGATCAGCCTCTTCTTCAAATGGGTGTTCCAGAAGTTCTTTATCTCGTTGTCTGTTCTCCCAGGTAGGTGTGTAGCTATGGCGGACCACCTTCATTAGGTATACATGTAATTTAGTAAAAGCTCATCTTGAAATATTATAACAAAGTAGTCATTTCCTGGATAGTTTGGAGTAGGTGATCAATTCTTCTTTGGATCATATCAACTCTTTTagtctctcatattttatttaccCTTATACTTGGATCGaaaaaactatgaaatttgatcaaattctaaTTTGTTTCCTAACTTTTAAAATTAGCAGGAATTTGGATATATTTTTCTGTATTTATCCCTGACTGAAAAAATGGTTGCCTATTTGTAATCTATTGACTTTGTTAATGTTTTTCATCCAAACGATGTAATTTTATGTGTAAATACACGACATCATTTAACTCATTGACGGTGACGTCAACATATAATTTTCGAACTACCATATGGGATACAATCtaaacttcatgattttttcaactgatttttaaaattgtggGTTGGGCCAACTCTTCACCAAGCTTCATGCAACTCACTAAACATAAATTTCTTAAATCACGTGCCAAAAAATAATGTTTCACTTAACGCGGAACGGATGGGgtatagtagtataatataatatcatttgaaaaaacaaaattaaccaactataattaataattacggAGTATGTGGATTAGATAGGTTTTGTTGTATTTTTAACTTCCCCATGTAAAAAGAAAGATAGAGAATTACTTGTTGCCAAGAATGGAGTGAAGGTTGAGGATGGTTTGTTCTTCCTCTTGGGAGAACTTTCCTCTCTTAATATCTGGTCTCAGATAATTTGTCCAACGAAGCCTGCAGCTTTTCCCACATCTGTTTAATCCTGAAAAATACATATCACCAAATTCCAACATTTATTATAACGATAAAACACAGCTTAATTGGCAAGACGTTTCACCTCAAACCAATATGATATGtataaatagagagagagatatatatATACCAGCAAGTCTTGGGAGGGCTCTCCAGCTGCCATGGCCATGTTTCTGAATGTATTTGGTGAGCTTCTCATCTTCCTCAGGAGTCCATGGCCCTTTCTTCACACCACTATCTTCAGACAATGGAGATCTTCCCATCTTtcacaatctctctctctctctaaattacTAGTTGAGGATGTTGTATGGATTGCTTGCTCCAAATTAATCCTACCAAATAACTACTAGAGCATCACTATATATATTAATGCATGTCCTATGATATGGGACATAGGGAGTGAGGCCCACATGATTCTTCCACTTCAATTATTTAATGCCCTTTCTATGTCAATATTGCCAAAATACTCATTGCAATGCTTTAATTTcacaataatttattatatcaATTATTCAATGAAGCTTTAGGAGTTTAATGTTGAAGGTGTTTTTAtacattatacaaaaaaaatgaagaaaatgaaattaaacaTGAGTTAttgcaatatttatttatccacCAAAATATACAAGAGATCAGTTATTTGAGttgtaattataaatttataataatgtGGATGGCGTTTTTTAGTTCAAATCCCTGAATTttctattaaaaaaacacacaaaaatcaTGTAGAACGAACAAAGGAAGATAGGgtaaatttggtaatttaaatttgtgttatttcgaattaatcaagaattataagaataaaatagattaGAAAAGGATGAGAGGAAGAAGTCAATAGTAAGAACAGGTGGCGGCTACTATTTGGTCAGATCAATATGCTCCATGCACGTTATCGTCGTCATTGATTGCATATTTTGCATGGAGATttccttttttataaataaacgtcaccctatttttatataaatatatgctctccaaaaagaataaattaaataattttagtatAACATACAAAAATTATGCATAACTTTGtctattagtattaatttcttTATATGCCATGTACTTGATATTCTATTAGGGTTTAGATAGATTGATTACTAATTTATACGCTTATTTGCCTCGTATTTATAGGTCTCGGTATGAAATAGTTCGTTAAAGAAACACAAATTAGACATGTTATCGACCTGTTGCATTGATATTTTCCCGTTCGAATTTGTAGGTTGTTATTGATCTGCAATTTTCGTCGTCAGCTACTTTGTACGAGAATCTTTGCAACATCAGATTTATTCTGCAAATGTGCTATCAAGCAAACTATTTTGATTGCATCAGATTTTTCCAAGTATCAAATGGTAGATCAATGGACTCTGATTTAGTGTTGAAAGAGTACAATACATtctaattcaattttatatttgcacgaggaaaaatgaaattaaataaaattttctttccTTATGGGATTCGACCCTAATTTTCAGAGCTAATACATGAGATGAATATATATGtggtataaatataattattatgttGCTAGAATGCACACGTTGTAAGTAGTTAGTATAAATGTaggtaaattatattacatataTATGGTGTAGATCGATATCATCGAAAAACTATGCTTCATCAGAGAAGTGAAAACCAAACTATGAAATTGATTGTTGACATTAAGAGATGGTGACCACTTTCCATTTGTATAATTAATTGACCAAAGAGAGAGAAGTGTTAGGGAAGTTGGTGTAGCAAACTTTCTACTATTACTTTCACCATCTTTCCCCACACACACACTAGCTACTTATGCAAATTAATTGGATAATATATATGGATTTATTGTGGTGGTGTGTGCATCTTTTCTAATTAAATCATTATGCATTATATTCTGCTTAAATTCGGTGAGAAGTTCAATTTCTGAGGATTTcatggaacaaatatttagattATACATGCAACAGCGGTTACAGACTTAATGTCCCACGTCAGTTGTGAGAGCAACTGTTGTCGGATTTATAGATTAAATGGACTCTTTGTCTCTCTCTTAACATACTACTCCGTATTTCGCAATGAATTCTCATATTTGGTTTATAATAAAAGCTTGCATACTCTCATTACTCTATTAGATAATTCAATCTCGAAACCTTCTAACCTATTTTCTCATGTAGTTCGAACATAGTGTAGGCAATGTACGGACAACCTTGAAGCCTTCCAACTAAAGTAGTACATTAATATTCATGGACtcaactataaaattaatattatgctCCCCAACGTGATTCATATATTATGAATAtgactcatttctaattaataatTTCTCATATTTAATATATTGAATATCTACTGATTAATTTAAGCTTGCTGATAAGCTTTAATTAATCATTAAGCTTGCTGATTATATTATCTCATAATTAGTTGCATATATTCAATGTTATCCACAAAGAATGGGAAATTACATTCTCTGAGGCCTCATACTTAATAATTAGCAAGATATAAATATTTTCACTGTGAATTTCATATAACTGCTAAAAATCATCAATTAACAAAGATAAGCATAGTATCAGATTAATACTGCAGTCTTTCACGATAGATTGTCTAGATTTATTTAGGTTGTGAACTTtcttactccctctgttccataatagtagagtcatttcattttctgcactcgttttgaaaaaataattataaatagttaaagtagagaaagggtaaaataagagagagaatacttTAGATAaaactcttctctacattattatctgactttctcttactttactctctgtccattttaactatttattaccattttcggaaacgagtgtagaaaatgaaatgactctactgCTATGGAACGGGGGGAGTAATATataagaaactgatcaagtggtctTTTGTGATCTTGGATGCAACACACAATCAACAATGGAAGATAAACTTGTTTGCATATGATATATTCAACAAAATATAAGGCAAATGAATAAGTtacttctttcttttttttttttactataataCACAATGGTTTAATCATGTTTTTCAATATACTATAAACTCTAACATCATCTTATGTCCAGAGCATTGTGTGAACCACAATGCAATTGTTTAATGCATCTTCTAAGACAAAAATGCAACCCATAACAAGGTGTACACATCATAATACTAGTATACTAATCTTGTATGATTGTATGCTAAATATACTATAGCTTAATATTTCACTCATATTCCCTTTGCATAtttagaagaaagaaaagggtTTTGCactactaatatatatacataagaTATGTATActacaaaatgaaatataaatttgaaatggaAAACAAAATTACTTGAAACATATAAATGTATGGCTGGCTTATTGATGAAAGTCCAAATCTTACTTCATCATAGGCTTCTTTCAAACCTAAAACTCCATTTTCCAGTGTCAATATCATTTCCTCAATTTAGTCAACCAGCTATGACGTGTGTGTATTGGACCCCTTTCCTCTCCACGTCACAATTTACCACAATAAAAAGAGGAAAACAAGTAGGAGTAATTAAAACGacagaattattattattttaattgttatAATTTGCTTTGCACTATCCTTACTCTTTtcttcatttcaaataaactttGAATTTTCCTAGCGGTATCTTAATTAGGACTATTGAATTGATAACGAAAGTAAGAAATGACAAGCTTTTCGATAAAACACACAATAATTAGAATTAATCAACGtccaatttaaaataattactagAAGTAtttaggagtaatatttaaaataaaataatttataaattatcgAGATTTTCATATGCGACGAATTTGGGGAGGGAGCGACGTTCAACATGGTCTAATTAGGGTTAGACAAAAATGTCATGGCCGCCTCCCGATTTGCAGAAAATATTTTTTCGAAGAAGAATACATCAAAAAATATTGTTTGAGAATACTTGTTTTTCTCAATACATagattatttgttttattaaacTTACATTGTGAATACCCTATATTAAatagagtaataaaataaatttcttcCCCGTTTGTTCAATTCAGACTGTAAACTATTCTATTTCAACCTCCTAAATTTATCcccaaaaattaattatgtttAGAATCCATCAATGATTTTACCAAAGTTATATTAACTCATTTGATACCAAACATGCATGTTTCTTATAACATACGCGAGAACCAAACCTTACGTAAAATTGCTGTCGGCACAAGTTTTGTCCTCCAAAATATTCAGTTAAATTGAAACTAAGCCAcacattaaaaacaaaatagaataagataaaaaaatgtTACCTGCTTTAGCTTGTTTTTCACTCCTAATTAGTTCACAAAAGTCCGGAAGTTAGTTAAACATTTTTTCACAATTTGAATAACAAATTACTATTGACTACAAATAACCAGtaattttgaattattatttttaacatATCATGTCGAGGCTCTTtgctatattttaattttaaatgtgAAACTTATAACTAAAGAATTAATATATTAcgttaaatatatattattataatatattgcTTCTTCGACTAAGGTTCCTTGTCGGATGAAGTAGTCCCTCCACCCCCAACAATATACTATCACTATCAAGTTTAGTTAATTTAAAGGAAGGGTTAATGTCATTGAAAAAATCTTTTTACTAGTTGATTATATGatagttaaaataaataataaataatattttttaagtggCAGTCAAACAACTGATTAATTTGCTTGCTCAAATGGGTTTCCACCCAATGCACTAAAAAAGCTCCACTTTATGTGTATTTACTTTTGTATGCCACCCATCAATATTTTACGTAAGAGGTAATGTAATTGAATACatttgtaaattataaaaatgtttACATTTGGTAAagtgatatttttaataaaacataTGATATTATAAATCTAAAGCCCACCTATATATATGTGGGGTAAAATAACCCCACCAATGATCATTTTCAATTCAAACTATTTTCTAGAGTTGAACGACATTTATccacaaataaaatataaataaaaagaattaattGTTTACAATGGTCACTAGGTGGCTTTAagctattaattaattagatagACTTcctaatttttaataataatgttGGAGATTATTAAGAGATCCCAACCGCTGTTCATAAACTGTGAATTAACTTATCATTACTTGTATACATTAATGCATGATCGATGCGAGTGtgtttttatcataaataaaatttatgaaataaaaatgccaacaaataaaacaaaaaccaaaaaaaatgaaaagaaataagaagagcaaaataaaaaacaaaagaaggaaaaagtTGCAGTCCAAGCCTAGCATCGAACCACAACTGCGGCCACAAGCATGATCTACGGCCTGATTTGATCACGCGCAATGCACCACCTTGTAGCGGGACTCGGGCCTCATCGGGTCCGGACCAAAAATGTGGTGCACTGTGACTCTGTGAGTGCCTAATTATTAATCTTCAAACTACTAAAGACAAAAAAGGTTAGGAAAATGAATGTTGAATcttattatattttatgttttttattaacTATTTCAAATATAAATACATGAAGCAAATTTCATTTTGAATAACATATCAAACGTGAGACCAACAACCCTATTTGAAAGCCATTAAGAAAAGTGTGTAGGGCCACTCAAATCTATGCTAATTTCATCATATCTTTAGCGTTTCAACCATGATCATCTATATTTCccaaataaattttaatgttatatATTTAGGTGTATGCATAATTTACTTTATAGTTTGAAAATTACAATTAGATTTTTGAatgttttaataaaaatgatttaCGGGTTAGGTTTGAATTGTTTGATTGTTGAAAATATAATCCAAACCAAAAGAATACCGTATTCACAACTCGGAACACACATttaaaaatattgataaaatTTGAATTCGCTATGAgaccattttttttatacattacaataaataatatttaaacaATGATATTGGTAATAGTACACGACAAATATTATGGGTACACATGATATGTATGGCCATGGTGAACCCAAAATCATCTAAACTCAATTTTCATGATTATTAATATCTATTTTTCAAATATACAATCGGACTAATCAACATTTCAATTCATTTGAATTGACACTAAGACTCTTGCTCTTTGATTAAATTAGACTAATGACACTGATTAAGATAACTTCTACAAGACTCCACTCTTTAAATAGTATACTCCATATTTCAATCTAGATTTTCCCAACTGTTTTTGTCCACTCAAGTGTTTCAACTTTTTGTTTAGTGagattattaatataataatgtaCTGGTTTGATGAATGTGCATGGACTAGTAATATACAATTATTAGAAATTGAAACTGCTTTGCTAATTAATTATGTGAGAAATATATCAACCAACTACTACCTTCACCTGTGTTGATTTGGAAATATGATATCAAAATAATTGATACAGCTAAGTATAGTATTGAGTTTGACAGTTGATACAGCTATGAGATGTATTTGAACATTGAATTATTAGTAAAATACTTTCTAGTTTCTATCATTGTCCCATATTTTCACTTGTTTTAATTGCAGTACTTATGCAGTGTTCTTCTCAGATGTATTTTTGTTTTACTAGgttgaattgtttaattaaagaaaatgtCAATTCGAacatttaaaatgaattattatcCCAACTTTTACCTGTAACTCCAAAATGTAATGTAACATGAATTTGATGGATCACAAGACTTCTATGAAGGCCCAACACCAAAAAGATATGTTGTCTAATGGGCCAGAGAAAGTAAAAAGTGGTTGCATCATAGTTTTATATAAGACTACAATATACGGGAAAGAATATTTATACAGGAAGATAtaagttttaatgtgtaattgataaagtaaaagaaatc is part of the Salvia splendens isolate huo1 chromosome 22, SspV2, whole genome shotgun sequence genome and encodes:
- the LOC121786425 gene encoding transcription factor MYB92-like, producing MGRSPLSEDSGVKKGPWTPEEDEKLTKYIQKHGHGSWRALPRLAGLNRCGKSCRLRWTNYLRPDIKRGKFSQEEEQTILNLHSILGNKWSAIATHLPGRTDNEIKNFWNTHLKKRLIQMGFDPMTHRPRTDIFATLPHLLALANLIENPSPASWEDHTIRMQSEALQMARLNQCLQHLLRPSIQIPNFHVDAAILAHLEAPPPPPPPAAFSAAQFLQDSVQFAHLPELQAAPCGSGDFAGVMGQLENSPPSSSPWMQQSLSASPVAAQVAESSGIDNTVDVCGASSYGGGAAQMWSELLDDPIFLDIP
- the LOC121785780 gene encoding protein SENSITIVE TO PROTON RHIZOTOXICITY 1-like — encoded protein: MSSLGEIHHTPAAADSRVPLMNLSAVQSRMDNLHQFLSESVTTNTPIGRPQMEMVSSEITSAIHQIIVNGAALLSCAAAPSVSSNQLAEEKAGKLANQVELEQNPDDDYEIIEIDAVELLAEHVHLCEICGKGFKRDANLRMHMRAHGNQFKTPEALAKPGGGGGDDPTRRKARFSCPYAGCNRNRRHGKFRALKSVVCVRNHFKRSHCPKMYACDRCNRKSFSVVADLRSHMKHCGETKWRCSCGTSFSRKDKLFGHMALFEGHMPAVVEEEEGKVRMKAESDDVLLELDEFGCIEDYCFDDVMNSPNLGYFNF